A stretch of Haloprofundus halophilus DNA encodes these proteins:
- a CDS encoding SDR family NAD(P)-dependent oxidoreductase produces MSTDRFSVAGQTAIVTGASSGIGKAIAEEFADDGASVVVCSREQGNVEPVAEGIRESGGNALAVECDVTDRDAVEALVEATVEEFGGVDTLVNNAGASFMSSFEDISPNGWNTIVDINLTGTFHCTQVAGEHMRENGGGSVVNLASVAGQQGSPYMSHYGAAKAGVINLTTSLAYEWADHDVRVNCIAPGFVATPGVESQMGVSGDDIERDEVKRRIGLSEEIADIAQFLAAPASSYVVGETVTARGVPDVMETPDV; encoded by the coding sequence ATGTCTACGGACAGGTTCAGCGTCGCCGGACAGACCGCCATCGTCACCGGGGCGTCGAGCGGCATCGGGAAGGCAATCGCCGAGGAGTTCGCCGACGACGGCGCGAGCGTCGTCGTCTGCTCGCGCGAGCAGGGCAACGTCGAACCGGTCGCAGAGGGAATCCGCGAATCGGGCGGTAACGCGCTGGCCGTCGAGTGCGACGTCACCGACCGCGACGCCGTCGAAGCGCTCGTGGAGGCGACCGTCGAGGAGTTCGGCGGCGTCGACACGCTCGTCAACAACGCGGGCGCGTCGTTCATGTCCTCGTTCGAGGACATCTCGCCGAACGGCTGGAACACCATCGTCGACATCAACCTCACCGGGACGTTCCACTGCACGCAGGTCGCCGGCGAGCACATGCGCGAGAACGGCGGCGGCAGCGTCGTCAACCTCGCCAGCGTCGCCGGACAGCAGGGGTCGCCGTACATGAGCCACTACGGCGCGGCGAAGGCGGGCGTCATCAACCTCACCACCTCGCTGGCGTACGAGTGGGCCGACCACGACGTGCGCGTCAACTGCATCGCCCCCGGGTTCGTCGCCACGCCCGGCGTCGAGAGCCAGATGGGCGTCTCCGGCGACGACATCGAGCGCGACGAGGTGAAGCGACGTATCGGCCTCAGCGAGGAAATTGCTGACATTGCACAATTTTTGGCCGCGCCCGCCTCCTCGTACGTCGTCGGCGAGACCGTCACCGCCCGCGGCGTCCCCGACGTGATGGAGACGCCGGACGTCTGA
- a CDS encoding YHS domain-containing protein has product MAMCPICESLIDEHNPPTQGHYQGETYYFCSVEHQSEFEDEHVQ; this is encoded by the coding sequence ATGGCGATGTGTCCAATCTGCGAGTCGCTGATCGACGAGCACAACCCGCCCACGCAGGGCCACTACCAGGGCGAGACGTACTACTTCTGCAGCGTCGAACACCAGTCGGAGTTCGAAGACGAACACGTCCAGTGA
- a CDS encoding helix-turn-helix domain-containing protein, whose amino-acid sequence MANSMGEMLRQDMQCEGLLECFHDLKEIDKDVFRLLNGTEDPLTVDEIADEIDRERSTAYRSVQRLLQAGFLQKEQVNYEQGGYYHVYRPRNADEIAQEMQRMLNDWYAKMGQLIGEFNEKYDDEPVPSPPAES is encoded by the coding sequence ATGGCGAATTCGATGGGCGAGATGCTCCGGCAGGACATGCAGTGCGAGGGACTGCTGGAGTGTTTCCACGACCTCAAGGAGATCGACAAGGACGTCTTCCGACTGCTGAACGGGACCGAAGACCCCCTCACGGTCGACGAAATCGCCGACGAAATCGACCGCGAGCGGTCGACGGCGTACCGTTCGGTCCAGCGGTTGCTGCAGGCGGGCTTTCTCCAGAAGGAGCAAGTGAACTACGAACAGGGCGGCTACTACCACGTCTACCGGCCGCGCAACGCCGACGAAATCGCACAGGAGATGCAGCGGATGCTCAACGACTGGTACGCGAAGATGGGACAGCTCATCGGCGAGTTCAACGAGAAGTACGACGACGAACCCGTCCCCTCGCCCCCGGCCGAGAGCTGA
- a CDS encoding hydantoinase/oxoprolinase family protein produces the protein MPSHVGVDVGGTFTDVVLLTDDGSLVTAKVPSTDDQSVGVMAGIEKACAEADLDPAALDVFSHAMTVSVNALLESNGAKTALVTTEGFRDVLEIRRQNRPSLYDLDAELPDPLVPRRRRFEVDERATADGVERAVDADEIRDLAGDIEAAGAESVAVSLLHAYAHPENEQAVADVLREELDVPISVSHEVLAEFREYERTSTTVVDAYVTPAIDAYVGRLEERASDAGVPTPRIMQSNGGIASAETVRKHAVTTALSGPAAGVVGAGATVEAAESLRGLVTFDMGGTSSDVSLVRDGEVERTTDAEINGHPIRVPMVDVHTVGAGGGSVAWVDAGGALRVGPESAGANPGPASYGRGGEKPTVTDANVVLGYIGGDTALGGELSLDVDAARDALSALADDADLPDALAAARGVYRVANANMTRAIRTITVERGHDPRQFALAAFGGAGPMHAAALADELGVETVVVPRACGVLSAYGLLAADEKHDSVRTVRTSLADVDPDHVESAYDDLRADVLADVSAPDAASIDRVADLRYVGQSFELSVPVGDEFDAEAVAERFTAAHEEAYGYTLSDPVELVNLRLTATVERDPLSVDYEGAGDPVRGTREAFFGLDGGGEFSETTVYDREALGVGATFDGPAILEQDESTAVVPPGWSGEVEADGTVVLTKGGEGL, from the coding sequence GTGCCCTCGCACGTCGGCGTCGACGTGGGCGGCACGTTCACCGACGTCGTCCTCCTGACCGACGACGGGTCGCTCGTCACCGCGAAAGTTCCCAGCACCGACGACCAGAGCGTCGGCGTGATGGCGGGCATCGAGAAAGCCTGTGCGGAGGCCGACCTCGACCCCGCGGCGCTCGACGTGTTCTCGCACGCGATGACCGTCTCGGTCAACGCGCTGCTCGAATCGAACGGTGCAAAGACGGCGCTCGTCACCACCGAGGGCTTCCGCGACGTGCTCGAAATCAGACGCCAAAACCGTCCGAGCCTCTACGACCTCGACGCCGAACTCCCCGACCCGCTCGTCCCCCGTCGTCGCCGTTTCGAGGTCGACGAGCGCGCGACCGCCGACGGGGTCGAACGCGCCGTCGACGCCGACGAAATCCGCGACCTCGCCGGTGACATCGAGGCCGCGGGAGCCGAGAGCGTCGCCGTCTCGCTCCTTCACGCGTACGCGCACCCGGAGAACGAGCAGGCCGTCGCCGACGTACTCCGCGAGGAACTCGACGTCCCGATTTCGGTCTCCCACGAGGTGCTCGCGGAGTTCCGCGAGTACGAGCGAACCTCGACGACCGTCGTCGACGCCTACGTCACACCGGCCATCGACGCCTACGTCGGCCGTCTCGAAGAGCGCGCGAGCGACGCCGGCGTCCCGACGCCGCGAATCATGCAGTCGAACGGCGGCATCGCGTCGGCCGAGACGGTGCGAAAGCACGCGGTGACGACGGCGCTCTCCGGACCCGCCGCGGGCGTCGTCGGCGCGGGGGCGACCGTCGAAGCGGCCGAGTCGCTGCGCGGCCTCGTCACCTTCGACATGGGCGGCACCTCCAGCGACGTGAGCCTCGTCCGCGACGGCGAGGTCGAACGGACCACCGACGCCGAGATAAACGGCCACCCCATCCGCGTGCCGATGGTCGACGTGCACACCGTCGGCGCGGGCGGCGGGAGCGTCGCGTGGGTCGACGCCGGCGGCGCGCTCCGTGTCGGCCCCGAGTCGGCGGGCGCGAACCCCGGACCGGCCTCGTACGGTCGCGGCGGCGAGAAGCCGACCGTCACCGACGCGAACGTCGTGCTCGGCTACATCGGCGGGGACACCGCCCTCGGCGGCGAACTCTCGCTCGACGTCGACGCCGCCCGCGACGCGCTCTCCGCCCTCGCCGACGACGCCGACCTGCCCGACGCGCTCGCCGCCGCGCGGGGCGTCTACCGCGTCGCCAACGCGAACATGACTCGCGCCATCCGAACTATCACCGTCGAACGCGGCCACGACCCCCGGCAGTTCGCGCTCGCCGCCTTCGGCGGTGCGGGGCCGATGCACGCGGCCGCGCTCGCCGACGAGTTGGGCGTCGAAACGGTCGTCGTCCCGCGCGCCTGCGGCGTGCTCTCGGCGTACGGGCTCCTCGCGGCCGACGAGAAACACGACTCGGTCCGGACCGTCCGGACCTCGCTTGCCGACGTGGACCCCGACCACGTCGAATCGGCGTACGACGACCTCCGCGCCGACGTGTTGGCCGACGTCTCCGCGCCCGACGCCGCGAGTATCGACCGCGTCGCCGACCTCCGCTACGTCGGCCAGAGCTTCGAGCTCTCCGTCCCCGTCGGCGACGAGTTCGACGCCGAGGCGGTCGCCGAACGCTTCACCGCGGCGCACGAGGAGGCGTACGGCTACACGCTCTCGGACCCCGTCGAACTCGTCAACCTCCGGCTGACGGCGACGGTCGAACGCGACCCGCTGTCGGTCGATTACGAGGGTGCGGGCGACCCGGTTCGCGGGACGCGAGAGGCGTTCTTCGGACTCGACGGCGGTGGCGAGTTCTCCGAGACGACCGTCTACGACCGCGAGGCGCTCGGCGTCGGTGCGACGTTCGACGGCCCCGCGATTCTCGAACAGGACGAGAGCACCGCCGTCGTCCCGCCCGGGTGGTCCGGCGAGGTCGAGGCCGACGGCACCGTCGTCCTGACGAAGGGAGGTGAGGGTCTGTGA
- a CDS encoding phosphotransferase family protein, protein MTREGDYFTRLVDPERLREYLAAELGPVADDEYAVDHHQEGHSNETLFVTWGNRELVIRRPPPGETASSAHDVLREYRVMDALQGTDVPLAPTVLACDDHDVLGSDFYVMERIDGDVLREAEPERFAAAAHRERIGTELVDTLSTIHAVDPDSVGLGEFGYPDGFTERQVERWSEQLTWAFSRTTEEREVPVLYDVMSWLTDNVPEAYPHTLVHGDYKLDNVMYAPGTPPEIDAVFDWELSTLGDPRTDVGWMLSYWRDADDPEPAVPDLTTTFMEHPEYPTRRELVSRWEEQTGFEYEHDRFYRTLAVYKLAALGEMFFRRYLEGNSDDDLYPQMETQVPALGDRAMRIIEGDEPL, encoded by the coding sequence ATGACACGCGAGGGCGACTACTTCACCCGTCTCGTCGACCCCGAACGCCTCCGCGAGTACCTCGCCGCGGAACTCGGTCCCGTCGCCGACGACGAGTACGCCGTCGACCACCACCAGGAAGGCCACTCCAACGAGACGCTGTTCGTCACGTGGGGGAACCGAGAACTCGTGATTCGTCGCCCGCCGCCGGGGGAGACGGCGTCCAGCGCCCACGACGTCCTCCGGGAGTATCGAGTGATGGACGCACTGCAGGGCACCGACGTCCCGCTGGCGCCGACGGTTCTCGCCTGCGACGACCACGACGTGCTCGGCAGCGACTTCTACGTGATGGAGCGGATCGACGGCGACGTGCTCCGCGAGGCCGAACCCGAGCGGTTCGCCGCTGCCGCCCACCGCGAACGAATCGGGACGGAACTCGTCGACACCCTCTCGACGATTCACGCTGTCGACCCCGACTCCGTCGGCCTCGGCGAGTTCGGGTACCCCGACGGTTTCACCGAACGCCAGGTCGAGCGGTGGTCCGAACAGTTGACGTGGGCCTTTTCGAGAACGACAGAGGAGCGCGAAGTACCGGTACTGTACGACGTGATGTCGTGGCTCACCGACAACGTCCCCGAAGCGTACCCACACACGCTCGTCCACGGCGACTACAAACTCGACAACGTGATGTACGCGCCCGGAACGCCGCCCGAAATCGACGCCGTCTTCGACTGGGAGCTGTCGACGCTCGGCGACCCGCGAACCGACGTGGGGTGGATGCTCTCGTACTGGCGCGACGCCGACGACCCCGAACCCGCGGTTCCGGACCTGACGACGACGTTCATGGAACATCCGGAGTATCCGACTCGCCGCGAACTCGTCTCGCGGTGGGAAGAGCAGACCGGTTTCGAGTACGAACACGACCGCTTCTACCGGACGCTCGCGGTGTACAAACTCGCGGCGCTCGGCGAGATGTTCTTCCGGCGGTACCTGGAGGGCAACTCCGACGACGACCTCTACCCGCAGATGGAGACGCAGGTACCCGCGCTCGGCGACCGAGCGATGCGCATCATCGAGGGCGACGAACCGCTCTGA
- a CDS encoding hydantoinase B/oxoprolinase family protein encodes MSSPDAEIDAVTLEILRNQLEGVAEEMGQVLITSAYSPNIKERRDCSTALFDAEGRLVAQAEHIPVHLGAMPASVATILDRNPKPGDVFVLNDPFEGGTHLPDVTMVSPVAVDGEILGYAVSRAHHADVGGMTPGSMPAGAREIFQEGLRLPPVRLVSEGEVVDDVMSLLLANVRSPSERRADFRAQIAANDRAQSRISDLASEHGRERLLAAFGAVIDYSRQRITSELADLPNGTYRAVDAMEGDGITDDDVPIEVEVEIEGSEVRVDFSGTADQVAGNVNAPLAVAKSAVYFVVRAVTDPDIPPNQGCYDPISVTAPEGSLLNPVPPAAVVGGNVETSQRVTDVVLTALADAAPDRVPAQGQGTMNNLILGNREAGGFTYYETIAGGFGARPTKDGMDGVQVGMTNTLNTPVEAMEAEYPLRVERYALRPDSGGDGQFRGGLGVERAVTVGVDATVSLLTERRRTAPAGVAGGRPGAVGENLVDGEAVPAKTTREISAGTTVTVRTPGGGGYGDPDDRDPEARERDRTDEKTSE; translated from the coding sequence GTGAGCTCTCCCGACGCCGAAATCGACGCGGTGACGCTCGAAATCCTTCGCAACCAGTTGGAGGGCGTCGCCGAGGAGATGGGACAGGTGCTCATCACCTCGGCGTACTCGCCGAACATCAAGGAGCGCCGCGACTGCTCGACGGCGCTGTTCGACGCCGAGGGACGACTCGTCGCGCAGGCCGAGCACATCCCGGTCCACCTCGGCGCGATGCCCGCCTCGGTCGCGACCATCCTCGACCGAAATCCGAAACCGGGCGACGTGTTCGTCCTCAACGACCCGTTCGAGGGCGGCACGCACCTGCCGGACGTGACGATGGTCTCGCCGGTCGCCGTCGACGGCGAGATTCTCGGCTACGCCGTCTCGCGCGCCCACCACGCCGACGTGGGCGGGATGACGCCCGGGAGCATGCCCGCCGGCGCGCGCGAAATCTTCCAGGAGGGCCTCCGCCTGCCGCCCGTCCGACTCGTCTCCGAGGGCGAGGTCGTCGACGACGTGATGAGCCTCCTCTTGGCGAACGTCCGCAGTCCGAGCGAGCGCCGCGCGGACTTCCGCGCGCAGATCGCCGCCAACGACCGCGCGCAGTCCCGCATCTCCGACCTCGCCTCCGAGCACGGCCGCGAACGCCTCCTCGCCGCCTTCGGCGCGGTCATCGATTACTCCCGCCAGCGCATCACGAGCGAACTCGCCGACCTCCCCAACGGTACGTACCGCGCCGTCGACGCGATGGAGGGCGACGGAATCACCGACGACGACGTGCCAATCGAAGTCGAAGTCGAGATAGAGGGAAGCGAGGTTCGCGTCGACTTCTCGGGCACCGCCGACCAGGTCGCGGGCAACGTCAACGCGCCGCTCGCGGTCGCAAAGAGCGCGGTCTACTTCGTCGTCCGCGCGGTGACCGACCCGGACATCCCACCGAACCAGGGCTGTTACGACCCCATCTCGGTCACCGCGCCCGAGGGCTCGCTGCTGAACCCCGTGCCGCCCGCGGCCGTCGTCGGCGGCAACGTCGAAACCAGTCAGCGCGTCACCGACGTAGTCCTCACTGCGCTCGCCGACGCCGCCCCCGACCGCGTCCCCGCGCAGGGACAGGGCACGATGAACAACCTCATCCTCGGCAACCGCGAGGCCGGCGGGTTCACCTACTACGAGACTATCGCGGGCGGGTTCGGCGCGCGTCCGACGAAGGACGGGATGGACGGCGTCCAGGTCGGGATGACGAACACGCTGAACACGCCGGTCGAGGCGATGGAGGCCGAGTACCCGCTCCGGGTCGAACGCTACGCGCTCCGGCCCGACAGCGGCGGCGACGGCCAGTTCCGCGGCGGCCTCGGCGTCGAACGCGCCGTCACCGTCGGCGTCGACGCCACCGTCTCGCTTCTGACCGAGCGCCGACGCACCGCTCCGGCGGGCGTCGCCGGCGGGAGACCGGGCGCGGTCGGCGAGAACCTCGTCGATGGCGAGGCCGTCCCGGCGAAGACGACCCGGGAGATTTCCGCGGGGACGACGGTCACCGTCCGCACGCCGGGCGGCGGCGGCTACGGCGACCCCGACGACCGCGACCCAGAGGCCCGAGAGCGCGACCGAACGGACGAGAAAACGAGCGAGTAG
- a CDS encoding MBL fold metallo-hydrolase gives MTGSDWGDWLPRAVATAEPETVAVWYLGCNGFVIKGNRGTTLLVDPYLGVGDPPRTVRMIPVPFNPEDVEEADAILATHEHTDHVHGPSQAPILEHTGAQFYAPDDSLAVAREEENWTDVWDVSDDQFTEVSEGDSFEVGEFTVHVELAADADATHPVSYVVEHDAGTIFHGGDTKPSDAFEDIGEKYDIDLGILAFGSIGNIPNKETGEMVRTKWYSTENEIVEAASSLQFDRLLPSHWDMWRGMTADPTALHEHAASYAYPRALTIVSIGDRVDL, from the coding sequence ATGACCGGTAGTGACTGGGGTGATTGGCTGCCGCGCGCCGTCGCGACGGCCGAACCCGAGACTGTCGCCGTCTGGTATCTCGGCTGTAACGGCTTCGTCATCAAGGGGAACCGCGGGACGACGCTGCTCGTCGACCCGTATCTCGGCGTCGGCGACCCGCCGCGGACGGTCCGGATGATTCCGGTCCCGTTCAACCCCGAAGACGTCGAAGAAGCGGACGCGATTCTCGCGACCCACGAGCACACCGACCACGTCCACGGTCCGAGCCAAGCGCCGATTCTCGAACACACGGGAGCACAGTTTTACGCGCCCGACGACAGTCTCGCCGTCGCCCGCGAAGAAGAGAACTGGACGGACGTCTGGGACGTCAGCGACGACCAGTTCACCGAAGTCTCGGAGGGCGACTCCTTCGAGGTGGGCGAGTTCACGGTCCACGTCGAACTCGCCGCCGACGCCGACGCGACGCACCCGGTGAGCTACGTCGTCGAACACGACGCGGGCACCATCTTCCACGGCGGCGACACGAAACCGAGCGACGCGTTCGAGGATATCGGCGAGAAGTACGACATCGACCTCGGTATCCTCGCGTTCGGCTCGATCGGCAACATCCCCAACAAGGAGACCGGTGAGATGGTCCGCACGAAGTGGTACAGCACCGAAAACGAGATCGTCGAAGCCGCCAGCAGTCTCCAGTTCGACCGCCTGCTGCCGAGCCACTGGGACATGTGGCGCGGGATGACCGCCGACCCGACGGCGCTGCACGAACACGCCGCCAGCTACGCGTACCCGCGGGCGCTGACCATCGTCTCCATCGGCGACCGCGTCGACCTCTGA